One segment of Streptomyces sp. NBC_01463 DNA contains the following:
- a CDS encoding MarR family winged helix-turn-helix transcriptional regulator, with translation MAARSQYEELARQLSAIGAVKRGLARILPAECPAGSAAVLALLSQHGEIRISRLAELLAVDMSVTSRHVAHVAERGWIERSPDPADKRSRILRLTPAGEGVLGELNRRTTEMFAHHLEDWSDEEVGQLNTLLARLRDSFSCRGSGGCVPGKHSGDCRSRHTDSHNGSYTRTPV, from the coding sequence GTGGCCGCACGGAGTCAGTACGAAGAACTGGCCCGGCAGCTCAGCGCCATCGGCGCCGTCAAACGGGGACTCGCCCGCATCCTGCCCGCCGAGTGCCCTGCCGGCTCCGCCGCCGTGCTGGCTCTGCTGAGCCAGCACGGGGAGATACGGATCAGCAGACTGGCCGAGCTCCTCGCAGTCGACATGTCGGTGACCAGCCGGCACGTCGCTCACGTGGCGGAACGCGGCTGGATCGAGCGGTCCCCGGACCCGGCGGACAAGCGCTCCCGGATCCTGCGGCTGACCCCCGCGGGCGAGGGCGTGCTCGGCGAACTGAACCGGCGGACGACCGAGATGTTCGCCCACCACCTCGAGGATTGGTCCGACGAAGAGGTCGGGCAGCTCAACACGTTGCTGGCCCGGCTGCGCGACAGCTTCTCCTGTCGCGGCTCCGGCGGGTGCGTCCCCGGAAAGCACAGCGGCGACTGCCGCTCCCGGCACACCGACAGCCACAACGGCTCGTACACCCGTACACCCGTGTAA
- a CDS encoding MFS transporter, whose product MATTTPTGVRGGHAKHGGNDSSDGTPMTHRQIMEALTGLLLGMFVAILSSTVVSNALPEIISDLGGGQSAYTWVVTASLLAMTATTPLWGKLSDLFSKKLLVQIALIIYVAGSVVAGMSTSSGMLIACRVVQGIGVGGLSALAQIVMAAMIAPRERGRYSGYLGAVFAVATVGGPLLGGVITDTSWMGWRWCFYVGVPFAVIALIVLQKTLKLPVVKREVKVDWTGAFFISAAVSLLLLWVTFAGDKYDWMSWQTGAMLAGSLVLVLLFVFTESRAKEPIIPLRLFRNRTITLASLASLFVGIAMFAGTVFFSQYFQLARGKSPTMSGVMTIPMITGLFLSSTLSGQIITKTGRWKAWLVSGGFLLTAGLGMLGTIRYDTTYWHIAIFMFVMGLGIGMMMQNLVLATQNQVDPSDLGSASSVVTFFRSLGGAIGVSALGAVMANRVTHYVKDGLADLGPQGAALGHGGTGGGGIPNLDTLPAPFRTVVEAAYGHGVGDVFLYAAPAALLAFLITIFIKEVALRTNAANDAPAPAETAALAEVPSGTAALVSEGTAGVTAVDTLQDPVAAPVTAVQGTAVRGVVRGAEGVPVAKAAVTLISLGGRQLGISVAQADGSYGLDAPGAGSYVLIASADGFQPQASTVVVGDSPLAYDILLAGTSGLAGTVRAAEGGTPVEGAMVIVTDVRGDVLATGKSGDAGEFTFGELVPGAVTVAVNAAGFRPLALPVEVGGQGVTRVDAALQSGALVQGVVRAGTSRRPLPDARVTLVDAAGNVIATSTTGEDGAYAFADLDAGEYSVIATGYPPVAGALTVAGRGVDGHDIELVHPGA is encoded by the coding sequence ATGGCTACGACCACACCAACCGGTGTGCGGGGCGGCCACGCCAAGCACGGAGGGAACGACTCCTCCGACGGCACGCCGATGACACACCGGCAGATCATGGAAGCGCTCACCGGGCTGTTGCTCGGCATGTTCGTCGCGATTCTGTCGTCCACCGTCGTCTCCAACGCCCTGCCGGAGATCATCTCCGACCTGGGCGGCGGCCAGAGCGCCTACACCTGGGTCGTCACGGCCTCGCTGCTGGCCATGACGGCGACCACCCCCCTGTGGGGCAAGCTCTCGGACCTGTTCAGCAAGAAGCTGCTGGTCCAGATAGCACTGATCATCTACGTCGCGGGCTCGGTCGTCGCCGGTATGTCGACCAGCAGCGGCATGCTGATCGCCTGCCGTGTGGTGCAGGGCATCGGCGTCGGCGGTCTCTCCGCCCTGGCCCAGATCGTGATGGCCGCGATGATCGCCCCGCGCGAGCGCGGCCGCTACAGCGGCTACCTCGGCGCGGTCTTCGCCGTCGCCACCGTCGGCGGCCCGCTGCTCGGCGGTGTCATCACCGACACCAGCTGGATGGGCTGGCGCTGGTGCTTCTACGTGGGTGTGCCGTTCGCGGTCATCGCCCTGATCGTGCTCCAGAAGACCCTGAAGCTCCCGGTCGTCAAGCGTGAGGTCAAGGTCGACTGGACCGGCGCCTTCTTCATCAGCGCCGCCGTCTCGCTGCTGCTCCTCTGGGTGACCTTCGCGGGCGACAAGTACGACTGGATGTCCTGGCAGACCGGCGCGATGCTCGCGGGTTCCCTGGTCCTCGTGCTGCTGTTCGTCTTCACCGAGTCCCGGGCCAAGGAGCCGATCATCCCGCTGCGGCTCTTCCGCAACCGGACGATCACGCTCGCCTCGCTCGCCTCGCTGTTCGTCGGTATCGCGATGTTCGCGGGAACCGTCTTCTTCAGCCAGTACTTCCAGCTGGCACGCGGCAAGTCGCCGACGATGTCCGGTGTGATGACGATCCCGATGATCACGGGTCTCTTCCTCTCGTCGACCCTCTCGGGCCAGATCATCACCAAGACGGGCCGCTGGAAGGCCTGGCTGGTCAGCGGTGGCTTCCTGCTCACCGCGGGCCTCGGGATGCTCGGCACCATCCGGTACGACACCACGTACTGGCACATCGCGATCTTCATGTTCGTGATGGGTCTCGGCATCGGCATGATGATGCAGAACCTGGTGCTCGCCACGCAGAACCAGGTCGACCCCTCGGACCTCGGTTCGGCCAGCTCCGTCGTCACCTTCTTCCGTTCGCTCGGTGGTGCGATCGGGGTCTCGGCCCTGGGCGCCGTCATGGCGAACCGCGTCACCCACTACGTCAAGGACGGCCTGGCGGACCTCGGTCCGCAGGGCGCGGCCCTCGGCCACGGCGGGACGGGCGGCGGGGGCATCCCCAACCTGGACACGCTGCCCGCACCGTTCCGCACGGTCGTGGAGGCCGCGTACGGGCACGGCGTCGGTGACGTCTTCCTGTACGCCGCTCCGGCCGCGCTGCTCGCCTTCCTGATCACGATCTTCATCAAGGAGGTCGCGCTCAGGACGAACGCCGCCAACGACGCACCGGCCCCGGCCGAGACCGCGGCACTCGCCGAGGTCCCCTCCGGTACCGCCGCCCTGGTCTCCGAGGGAACCGCCGGCGTCACCGCCGTGGACACCCTTCAGGACCCGGTGGCCGCCCCGGTGACGGCCGTGCAGGGCACCGCGGTCCGCGGTGTGGTGCGCGGCGCCGAGGGTGTGCCGGTCGCCAAGGCCGCCGTCACGCTGATCTCGCTGGGCGGCCGGCAGCTGGGCATCTCGGTCGCGCAGGCCGACGGCTCCTACGGGCTGGACGCCCCGGGCGCCGGAAGTTACGTGCTGATCGCGTCCGCCGACGGTTTCCAGCCGCAGGCGTCCACCGTGGTCGTCGGTGACTCACCGCTCGCCTACGACATCCTGCTGGCCGGCACGAGCGGCCTGGCCGGGACCGTGCGGGCCGCCGAGGGCGGCACTCCGGTCGAGGGCGCCATGGTCATCGTGACCGATGTGCGCGGCGACGTGCTGGCGACCGGCAAGTCCGGCGACGCGGGCGAGTTCACCTTCGGTGAGCTGGTCCCCGGCGCGGTGACCGTCGCGGTCAACGCGGCCGGCTTCCGCCCGCTGGCGCTGCCTGTCGAGGTCGGCGGCCAGGGTGTCACCCGGGTCGACGCCGCACTGCAGTCCGGTGCGCTGGTCCAGGGCGTGGTGCGGGCCGGCACGAGCCGGCGGCCGCTGCCCGACGCCCGGGTCACGCTGGTCGACGCGGCCGGCAACGTGATCGCCACTTCGACGACCGGGGAGGACGGGGCGTACGCCTTCGCCGACCTGGACGCGGGCGAGTACTCGGTCATCGCGACCGGCTACCCGCCGGTGGCCGGCGCCCTGACCGTGGCCGGTCGCGGGGTCGACGGCCACGACATCGAGCTCGTCCACCCGGGCGCGTAA
- a CDS encoding YceI family protein, with the protein MGLRAQVRTRDGWAVQHAVVTVTDMTGTQVLRAAADEDGTVRTDTPLSAGAYTVIVTAVGYAPAASTALVTASGRVEAGTVVLARQGGVELPPPGAWSLDPAHSSVAAVAQHLGISSVHGRFTEFGGRIEIAEDVQRSRVDAVISAASIDTGNGMRDKHLRSPDFLDTERFPEITYRSGGLTPAGPDRWTVHGELTLHGVERPVDLDLSYLGTGPDPWGGVRAAFRATAELRREDFAMNYNQVVQAGISAIGTTLRVELDIQAVQGDSLPTA; encoded by the coding sequence ATGGGACTTCGCGCACAGGTACGCACGCGGGACGGCTGGGCCGTCCAGCACGCGGTCGTGACGGTCACCGACATGACCGGTACGCAGGTGCTGCGGGCCGCCGCCGACGAGGACGGGACGGTGCGGACCGACACCCCGCTGTCCGCGGGCGCGTACACCGTGATCGTGACGGCGGTCGGGTACGCACCCGCCGCCTCCACCGCCCTCGTCACGGCGAGCGGCCGGGTCGAGGCCGGCACTGTGGTGCTGGCCCGCCAGGGCGGCGTGGAGCTGCCGCCGCCGGGCGCCTGGTCGCTGGACCCGGCGCACTCCTCGGTCGCCGCGGTCGCCCAGCACCTGGGGATCTCCAGCGTGCACGGCCGGTTCACCGAGTTCGGCGGCCGGATCGAGATCGCCGAGGACGTCCAGCGCTCCCGCGTGGACGCGGTCATCAGCGCGGCCAGCATCGACACCGGCAACGGCATGCGGGACAAGCACCTGCGGTCGCCCGACTTCCTGGACACCGAGCGGTTCCCGGAGATCACCTACCGCTCCGGCGGACTGACCCCGGCGGGCCCCGACCGCTGGACCGTGCACGGCGAGCTGACGCTGCACGGCGTGGAGCGCCCGGTCGATCTGGACCTGAGCTACCTCGGCACCGGCCCCGACCCGTGGGGCGGCGTCCGTGCGGCGTTCCGTGCCACGGCCGAGCTGCGCCGCGAGGACTTCGCCATGAACTACAACCAGGTGGTCCAGGCGGGCATCTCGGCGATCGGCACGACGCTGCGGGTGGAGCTCGACATCCAGGCCGTGCAGGGCGATTCCCTGCCGACCGCCTGA
- a CDS encoding PPOX class F420-dependent oxidoreductase: MASNIATNTAVELDDLLAFVRPRHRAILLTTRSDGRPQGSPLTCGVDDAGRIVVSTYPERAKTRNAKRDERVSVIVLSDEWNGPWVQVDGSAEVIDSPDSVEPLVEYFRNISGEHPDWDEYRAAMLKQGKSIIRITPERWSPVATGGFPAHLAPGS, translated from the coding sequence ATGGCATCCAACATCGCGACCAACACCGCCGTGGAACTCGACGACTTGCTGGCCTTCGTACGGCCCCGGCACCGGGCGATCCTGCTGACCACCCGGTCCGACGGCCGCCCCCAGGGCTCGCCGCTCACCTGCGGCGTCGACGACGCCGGCCGGATCGTCGTCTCGACCTACCCCGAACGGGCCAAGACCCGCAACGCCAAGCGCGACGAGCGGGTCAGCGTCATCGTCCTGTCGGACGAGTGGAACGGGCCGTGGGTCCAGGTCGACGGTTCGGCCGAGGTGATCGACTCACCGGACTCGGTCGAGCCGCTGGTCGAGTACTTCCGGAACATCTCGGGGGAGCACCCCGACTGGGACGAGTACCGGGCGGCCATGCTGAAGCAGGGCAAGTCGATCATCAGGATCACCCCCGAGCGGTGGAGCCCGGTCGCCACCGGCGGCTTCCCGGCGCACCTGGCCCCGGGCAGCTGA
- a CDS encoding D-2-hydroxyacid dehydrogenase, with protein sequence MTLPPPPAERLARARLLAGPEVGPTTAAALERATGHRVERAADAGGGPYVYVGATLPEALRGDGLLWFHSVNAGTDALLGAGPWPAGALLTRTVGRMGERIAQYVLGWVLAECQSVPEFAVQHARAEWRRIPSELAAGQTALVHGTGRIGSSVAGLLRACGIRTVGVARTPREVPPGFDALARPDEPVAARWVVAALPLTDATAGYFGADRFAAMGGATFVNVGRGATVDLAALERALRAGTVGRAVLDVLPDEPAAPDDPCWRLPRTVITSHSAGITADEDVVTDFTACLRELTAGRLPALAVDTARGY encoded by the coding sequence ATGACGCTCCCGCCGCCCCCTGCCGAACGGCTCGCCCGGGCCCGGCTGCTGGCCGGCCCCGAGGTGGGGCCCACCACGGCCGCCGCCCTGGAGCGGGCCACCGGACACCGGGTGGAGCGCGCCGCGGACGCCGGAGGCGGCCCCTACGTCTACGTGGGGGCCACACTGCCCGAGGCGCTGCGCGGGGACGGCCTGCTCTGGTTCCACAGCGTGAACGCCGGTACGGACGCCCTGCTGGGCGCCGGGCCGTGGCCGGCCGGTGCGCTGCTCACCCGGACGGTGGGCCGGATGGGCGAACGGATCGCGCAGTACGTGCTGGGCTGGGTGCTCGCCGAGTGCCAGTCGGTCCCGGAGTTCGCCGTACAGCACGCCCGGGCCGAGTGGCGCCGCATCCCCTCGGAACTCGCGGCCGGGCAGACGGCCCTGGTTCACGGCACCGGACGGATCGGCTCGTCCGTCGCCGGGCTGCTGCGGGCGTGCGGCATCCGGACGGTGGGCGTGGCCCGCACACCGCGCGAGGTGCCGCCGGGCTTCGACGCGCTGGCCCGTCCGGACGAGCCGGTGGCCGCCCGCTGGGTGGTGGCCGCGCTGCCGCTGACGGACGCGACGGCCGGGTACTTCGGGGCGGACCGGTTCGCGGCCATGGGCGGGGCCACCTTCGTCAACGTGGGCCGGGGCGCGACCGTGGACCTGGCCGCGCTGGAGCGGGCGCTGCGTGCGGGCACGGTCGGGCGGGCGGTGCTCGACGTCCTGCCCGATGAGCCCGCGGCGCCGGACGATCCCTGCTGGCGGCTGCCCCGTACGGTCATCACCTCGCACTCCGCGGGCATCACGGCCGACGAGGACGTGGTCACGGACTTCACGGCCTGTCTGCGGGAGCTGACGGCGGGGCGGCTCCCGGCGCTCGCCGTGGACACGGCTCGCGGCTACTGA
- a CDS encoding TetR/AcrR family transcriptional regulator, with product MVSAADRAKDPARTSVWLNHRPPSRARKPDQPAGLDRDRITAATVRLLDAEGLAKFSMRRLAAELDVTAMSLYWYVDTKDDLLELALDSVYSEIDPPQEDAPWETRLRTLATAYRELLVRHVWVSPLVGKFLNTGPHAMLMSYAIQDVIRATGLPMGRQTGALSAVFQFVYGFGTVEGQFAQRSAEAGLTQDEYFQQAMAAIQGQPQLGPIVENSQDLIAARGADTVHEMHERDFAFALDLLIAGIVAMRERAGREQAGDGEEARPRQ from the coding sequence ATGGTGTCCGCGGCCGACCGCGCGAAGGACCCTGCCCGGACGAGTGTGTGGCTGAACCACCGGCCACCGTCGCGCGCCCGGAAACCGGACCAGCCCGCAGGACTCGACCGCGACCGGATCACCGCGGCCACGGTCCGGCTGCTGGACGCCGAGGGGCTCGCGAAGTTCTCCATGCGCCGGCTCGCCGCCGAACTCGACGTCACCGCGATGTCCCTCTACTGGTACGTCGACACCAAGGACGACCTGCTGGAACTGGCCCTCGACTCGGTCTACAGCGAGATCGACCCCCCGCAGGAGGACGCGCCCTGGGAGACCCGGCTGCGCACGTTGGCGACGGCCTACCGGGAGCTGCTGGTCCGGCACGTCTGGGTCTCCCCGCTCGTCGGGAAGTTCCTCAACACGGGCCCGCACGCGATGCTCATGTCGTACGCGATCCAGGACGTGATCCGCGCGACCGGCCTGCCGATGGGACGGCAGACCGGCGCGCTGTCCGCGGTCTTCCAGTTCGTGTACGGATTCGGCACCGTCGAGGGCCAGTTCGCCCAGCGCAGTGCCGAGGCGGGGCTCACCCAGGACGAGTACTTCCAGCAGGCGATGGCGGCCATCCAGGGCCAGCCGCAGCTGGGCCCGATCGTGGAGAACTCGCAGGACCTCATCGCCGCGCGCGGCGCCGACACCGTGCACGAGATGCACGAGCGGGACTTCGCGTTCGCGCTCGACCTGCTGATCGCGGGCATCGTCGCGATGCGGGAGCGGGCCGGACGGGAGCAAGCCGGGGACGGGGAAGAGGCCCGCCCCCGTCAGTAG
- a CDS encoding MFS transporter: MTATSAEPNRLVSPSHPQRWLILGVICLAQLTVLLDNTVLNVAIPSLTRELHASTADVQWMINAYSLVQSGLLLTAGSSADRYGRKKMLIAGLALFGVGSLVAGLAQSSGQLIAARAGMGIGGALLMTTTLAVVVQIFDDTERVKAIGIWSTVSSLGFAVGPLIGGVMLDHFWWGAIFLINIPVAVIGLVAVARLVPESKNPSGERPDLLGALLSTIGMAAVVYAIISGPGHGWTSGQVLLTAFVGVAVLTGFVLWELHIPYPMLDMHFFRNQKFIGAVAGAILVAFGMGGSLFLLTQQLQFVLGYGPLEAGLRTAPLALSVVALNLTGLGARLVPRLGTPVTIASGMGLLAAGLAAIALFGGDGYGGTLLGLLVMGAGIALAMPAMANAIMSAIPPEKAGVGAGVNGTLAECGNGLGVAVLGAVLNSRFAALVPSAVGAASLPAALAAADGAGERRAITDAFSSGLETSMLVGAVAVLAGGLLAAVLLRRAERGESGQADPAAAAA, encoded by the coding sequence ATGACGGCGACCTCCGCCGAGCCGAACCGCCTTGTGTCGCCGAGCCATCCGCAGCGCTGGCTGATCCTCGGCGTCATCTGTCTCGCGCAGCTCACCGTGCTGCTCGACAACACCGTCCTCAACGTCGCGATCCCCTCCCTCACCCGGGAGCTGCACGCCTCCACCGCCGATGTGCAGTGGATGATCAACGCATACTCGCTCGTGCAGTCGGGGCTGCTGCTGACCGCCGGCAGCTCGGCCGACCGATACGGCCGCAAGAAGATGCTGATCGCGGGCCTCGCCCTGTTCGGCGTCGGCTCACTGGTCGCCGGGCTCGCCCAGTCGTCCGGGCAGCTGATCGCCGCCCGGGCGGGCATGGGCATCGGCGGTGCGCTGCTGATGACCACGACCCTCGCCGTCGTCGTCCAGATCTTCGACGACACCGAGCGGGTGAAGGCGATCGGCATCTGGTCGACCGTCAGCTCGCTCGGCTTCGCCGTCGGCCCGCTGATCGGCGGGGTGATGCTCGACCACTTCTGGTGGGGCGCCATCTTCCTGATCAACATCCCGGTCGCCGTGATCGGCCTGGTGGCCGTGGCGCGGCTGGTCCCGGAGTCGAAGAACCCGAGCGGGGAGCGCCCCGACCTGCTGGGCGCGCTGCTCTCCACCATCGGCATGGCCGCGGTCGTGTACGCGATCATCTCCGGCCCGGGCCACGGCTGGACCTCCGGCCAGGTGCTGCTGACCGCCTTCGTCGGGGTCGCCGTCCTCACCGGGTTCGTGCTGTGGGAGCTGCACATCCCGTATCCGATGCTGGACATGCACTTCTTCCGGAACCAGAAGTTCATCGGCGCGGTCGCGGGCGCGATCCTGGTCGCGTTCGGAATGGGCGGCTCGCTGTTCCTGCTCACCCAGCAGCTCCAGTTCGTGCTCGGGTACGGGCCGCTGGAGGCAGGGCTGCGCACGGCCCCGCTGGCGCTGAGCGTCGTCGCGCTGAACCTCACCGGGCTGGGCGCCCGGCTGGTGCCCAGGCTCGGTACGCCGGTCACCATCGCCTCCGGGATGGGGCTGCTCGCCGCGGGCCTCGCCGCGATCGCCCTGTTCGGCGGGGACGGTTACGGCGGCACCCTGCTCGGCCTGCTGGTGATGGGCGCCGGCATCGCGCTCGCCATGCCCGCGATGGCCAACGCGATCATGAGCGCCATCCCGCCGGAGAAGGCGGGCGTCGGCGCCGGGGTCAACGGCACCCTGGCCGAATGCGGCAACGGCCTCGGGGTCGCGGTGCTCGGCGCGGTCCTCAACTCCCGCTTCGCCGCGCTCGTCCCGTCGGCCGTCGGCGCCGCCTCGCTGCCGGCCGCGCTGGCCGCCGCGGACGGTGCGGGGGAGCGGCGGGCCATCACCGACGCCTTCTCCTCGGGCCTGGAGACCAGCATGCTGGTGGGGGCGGTGGCCGTGCTGGCCGGCGGTCTGCTGGCCGCGGTGCTGCTGCGGCGGGCGGAACGGGGAGAATCGGGGCAGGCTGATCCTGCCGCGGCGGCGGCATAG
- a CDS encoding endonuclease/exonuclease/phosphatase family protein: MSLRRRTVEVLLAAGLLGAALMPPAAAAGHGPGQLVPLRVATYNIHAGAGMDNVFDLDRQVAELRSLHADVIGLQEVDVHWGDRSQNRDLAAELGQRLGMHVSFAPIYSLDPATADAPRREFGVAVLSRYRIVSAENHDITRLSTQDPNPVPAPAPGFGEVVLRVKGVPVHVYATHLDYRGDPSVRTAQVADTRRIMAEDQESERRPVHQILLGDFNAAPAAPELAPLWETLTDIEPGGPTYPAQDPVQRIDYVAVSKDTVRVRDAAVAETLASDHRPVVADLLLRR, from the coding sequence ATGTCACTGCGTCGTCGTACGGTGGAAGTTCTGCTGGCCGCAGGCCTGTTGGGGGCGGCTCTGATGCCGCCCGCGGCCGCTGCGGGGCACGGGCCGGGTCAGCTGGTGCCCCTGCGCGTCGCCACGTACAACATCCATGCGGGAGCCGGCATGGACAACGTCTTCGATCTCGACCGGCAGGTGGCCGAACTCCGCTCGCTGCACGCGGACGTGATCGGGCTCCAGGAGGTCGACGTCCACTGGGGCGACCGCAGCCAGAACCGCGACCTGGCGGCCGAACTGGGCCAACGGCTCGGCATGCACGTGTCGTTCGCACCGATCTACAGCCTCGATCCGGCGACGGCGGACGCTCCGCGGCGCGAGTTCGGCGTCGCGGTGCTGTCCCGCTACCGCATCGTGAGCGCCGAGAACCACGACATCACCCGGCTCTCCACCCAGGACCCGAACCCGGTCCCGGCCCCCGCGCCCGGCTTCGGCGAGGTGGTGCTGCGGGTGAAGGGGGTCCCGGTGCACGTGTACGCGACGCACCTCGACTACCGCGGCGACCCGTCCGTCCGGACCGCCCAGGTGGCCGACACCCGGCGGATCATGGCAGAGGACCAGGAGTCGGAGCGGCGGCCGGTGCACCAGATCCTGCTCGGCGACTTCAACGCGGCACCGGCCGCGCCGGAGCTGGCCCCGCTGTGGGAGACGCTCACCGACATCGAGCCGGGCGGGCCGACGTATCCGGCGCAGGACCCGGTGCAGCGGATCGACTACGTCGCGGTGTCGAAGGACACCGTGCGGGTACGCGACGCGGCGGTGGCCGAGACGCTCGCCTCGGACCACCGCCCTGTTGTCGCCGACCTGCTGCTGCGGCGCTGA